The following coding sequences are from one Ruminococcus flavefaciens AE3010 window:
- a CDS encoding LURP-one-related/scramblase family protein: protein MKLYFKQKVFTFKQRTDIFDEFGNVLFTAEGELFSLGRRMHIYDRNRYEVGFVQQKLLHLMPRFSVYINGQYIADVVREFTFFKNNYRVEGLSWHIDGDFLAHDYSISCGGQYLASIHKHWMTWGDSFEIDIAHEQDTIMALAVIIAIDCVIDQSNN from the coding sequence ATGAAACTTTATTTTAAGCAGAAGGTTTTTACATTCAAGCAGCGCACGGATATTTTCGACGAGTTCGGAAACGTGCTGTTCACCGCTGAGGGCGAGCTGTTCTCACTGGGAAGAAGAATGCACATCTACGACCGCAACAGATATGAAGTCGGATTCGTACAGCAGAAGCTTCTCCACCTTATGCCCAGATTCTCGGTATACATCAACGGTCAGTACATCGCCGACGTAGTCAGGGAGTTCACATTTTTCAAGAACAACTACCGCGTAGAGGGACTGAGCTGGCATATCGACGGTGACTTCCTTGCTCACGATTACAGTATCAGCTGCGGCGGACAGTACCTTGCTTCTATCCACAAGCACTGGATGACATGGGGCGACAGCTTTGAAATTGACATAGCTCACGAACAGGATACAATAATGGCACTTGCAGTCATAATCGCAATCGACTGCGTTATCGACCAGTCAAATAACTAA
- a CDS encoding Gfo/Idh/MocA family protein yields the protein MKKYKWGVIGTGKIAHTFATALKHCDRAELCGVASRTDDKAKEFAEEFGFEKYYGSYADFAANCDAEIVYIATPMASHFADAKLCIERGKNVLCEKSLTLNAPQTEELLALAREKGVFFMEAMWMKCRPVYRKMKEWIASGLIGDIEYIKADFSNFIPYDENDRLFRADCGGGCLLDLGIYPLTLAHDLLGMPDEIITSAHMMNGIDMSNSIMLRYKNGAFVSADNGFEIQLRNNAIISGSKGFITLGNWFHCTDEGILYDRRGSEVERFVYKDEINGYEYEVDEVHSCLDAGLTESPLVPHSDTIEVMKIMDECRKQWGMRFPNE from the coding sequence ATGAAAAAGTACAAATGGGGCGTTATCGGAACAGGCAAGATAGCCCACACCTTTGCAACAGCACTGAAGCATTGCGACAGAGCCGAGCTCTGCGGCGTTGCTTCACGAACAGACGACAAGGCAAAAGAATTCGCCGAGGAGTTCGGCTTTGAGAAATACTACGGCAGCTACGCTGACTTCGCAGCTAACTGCGACGCGGAGATAGTTTACATCGCAACTCCAATGGCTTCACACTTTGCAGACGCAAAGCTCTGTATAGAAAGGGGCAAAAACGTACTCTGCGAAAAGTCTCTCACCCTCAACGCCCCACAGACAGAGGAGCTTCTGGCTCTCGCAAGGGAAAAGGGCGTTTTCTTCATGGAAGCCATGTGGATGAAGTGCCGCCCCGTCTACCGTAAGATGAAGGAGTGGATAGCTTCGGGACTAATCGGCGATATCGAATACATCAAGGCGGATTTCAGCAACTTTATCCCCTACGATGAAAACGACCGCCTTTTCCGCGCGGACTGCGGCGGCGGCTGTCTCCTTGACCTGGGTATCTATCCCCTCACCCTTGCACACGACCTGCTGGGTATGCCCGACGAGATAATAACCTCCGCACACATGATGAACGGCATTGATATGAGCAATTCAATCATGCTCCGATATAAAAACGGTGCATTCGTTTCTGCGGATAACGGCTTTGAGATACAGCTCCGCAACAACGCAATTATCTCGGGCAGCAAGGGCTTCATCACTCTCGGCAACTGGTTCCACTGCACCGACGAGGGCATACTCTATGACCGCCGCGGCAGCGAGGTAGAGCGCTTCGTGTACAAGGACGAGATAAACGGCTACGAGTACGAGGTGGACGAGGTTCACAGCTGTCTCGATGCAGGACTTACCGAAAGTCCCCTTGTGCCACACAGCGATACTATAGAAGTCATGAAAATAATGGACGAATGCAGAAAACAATGGGGAATGAGATTCCCTAATGAATAA